Proteins encoded within one genomic window of Triticum aestivum cultivar Chinese Spring chromosome 2D, IWGSC CS RefSeq v2.1, whole genome shotgun sequence:
- the LOC123048784 gene encoding UPF0481 protein At3g47200-like produces MEKQYDKGKLIDGAPSIGSSSWVVEMEATIRDIDPEVEMARWKRHSIYQVPERIKNLHNSKAYRPELVSLGPFHHGEPDLLPMEEHKRRAVVHLVKRSGRPLRDFVAAVAEATQQLQEAYKDLAGRWRGAENRQRFVELMVTDGCFLVEAMRMDALGGKVDDDYAPNDPVFSQYGYLYMWRYIQSDMVIMENQLPLLLLHRLLVVLDHDKYQDAREISKLVLDSLCPWRRHMVETNNPLGLHPLDILHQSLTHDDHQDRKGSKAYVMPSAIEIYESGINFKVSETDSLLDVHFEQGVLSMPAVRVDECTEKRFLNLMAFERLHPAAGNAVTAYVIFMDNMISSAKDVALLRCKNIIESGLGSDEEVAKLLNNTLNKGGVMSPSSRLHDVQRQVNAHCMKSWNRWRANFIQTYLRNPWVFISLIATFILLVATLLQTVYTVAPFYKYMST; encoded by the exons ATGGAGAAGCAGTACGACAAGGGAAAGCTGATAGATGGGGCTCCGTCGATCGGCTCCAGCAGCTGGGTGGTGGAGATGGAGGCGACGATCCGCGACATCGacccggaggtggagatggcgcgGTGGAAGCGGCACTCCATCTACCAGGTGCCGGAGCGGATCAAGAACCTGCACAACAGCAAGGCGTATCGGCCGGAGCTGGTGTCGCTGGGGCCCTTCCACCACGGCGAGCCCGACCTGCTCcccatggaggagcacaagcgCCGGGCCGTGGTGCACCTGGTCAAGCGCTCCGGGAGGCCGCTGCGGGACTTCGTGGCCGCCGTGGCGGAGGCCACGCAGCAGCTGCAGGAGGCGTACAAGGACCTCGCCGGCCGGTGGCGCGGGGCAGAGAACCGGCAGCGGTTCGTGGAGCTCATGGTCACCGACGGCTGCTTTCTGGTGGAGGCCATGAGGATGGACGCGCTGGGCGGTAAGGTGGACGATGACTATGCGCCCAACGACCCCGTCTTTAGCCAGTATGGCTATCTTTACATGTGGCGGTATATCCAGTCCGACATGGTCATCATGGAGAACCAGCTGCCTCTGCTTCTTCTCCACAGGCTACTAGTCGTTTTGGATCATGACAAATATCAG GACGCTCGAGAGATCAGTAAGTTGGTGCTTGATTCCCTGTGTCCATGGCGTCGACACATGGTTGAAACTAATAACCCCTTGGGGCTCCACCCCCTTGACATCTTACACCAAAGCCTCACCCATGACGATCACCAAGACCGCAAAGGTTCGAAGGCGTATGTCATGCCCTCCGCAATTGAGATCTACGAATCAGGAATTAATTTCAAGGTGAGTGAGACTGACAGTCTCCTTGACGTGCACTTTGAACAAGGCGTGCTAAGCATGCCAGCGGTTAGGGTCGACGAATGCACCGAGAAGAGGTTTCTCAATCTGATGGCATTCGAACGTCTCCACCCCGCTGCTGGCAATGCCGTGACGGCCTACGTGATCTTCATGGACAACATGATTAGCTCAGCCAAGGATGTAGCCCTGCTCAGATGTAAGAATATTATCGAGAGTGGGTTGGGCAGCGATGAAGAGGTAGCTAAACTCCTCAACAACACGCTAAACAAGGGAGGAGTGATGAGCCCATCTAGCAGGCTCCATGATGTGCAGCGGCAGGTGAATGCCCACTGCATGAAGAGCTGGAATAGGTGGCGGGCTAACTTCATACAAACCTACTTGAGAAATCCTTGGGTGTTCATTTCCCTCATCGCCACTTTTATTCTATTAGTTGCCACACTCTTGCAGACCGTATATACGGTTGCACCTTTCTATAagtacatgtcaacctag